Genomic segment of Streptomyces sp. NBC_01210:
CGGTGCGTTCACACGCAGTGGTGGACCAGGCGATCGGCGTCCTCATGACTGCCGCGCGCACGGACGCCGATCAGGGCTTCACCGTGCTGCGGGAAGTGTCGCAGCACACCAACATCAAACTGCACCGCGTCGCCGAACTCATCGTCACCGGGCGATGACCGGTCAGCTCCCGCCTGGCATCCGCAGCGAGGTGGAGAAGTCCCTCGCCCGGCACCGTCCGCCACCCGGACGCTCGGGCTGCCCCCGTCCCGGACCGAGCCTATTCGCCTGCCCCTCGGCCCTCCTCACCAGCTGGTTCGAGTGCCCAACGGAGGCCGGAGGGGAGAGCCTTCCGTCGCGCGGTCGCGGTAGCGCCGTCGAGAGCCGCAGCCGTTGCGCGCCCCCGCGCTACTCCCGCATTGCCCCCGATGAAAGCCGCACCAACCACGACAACGCACCCTGCGTCGGTCGCGAACGCGCTGCTCCGATCTGGGCTACGGATCGGTAGTCGGCTGGGTGTGCAGGCTGCTGCATGGAGTGGAACCATGGCTTCCATGAGGAACTGCGCTGTCGTCGTGA
This window contains:
- a CDS encoding ANTAR domain-containing protein; translated protein: MDTDPAPEDRKVASSQPPADEVTALKEEVHQLHQAVRSHAVVDQAIGVLMTAARTDADQGFTVLREVSQHTNIKLHRVAELIVTGR